Proteins from one Vicinamibacterales bacterium genomic window:
- a CDS encoding alkaline phosphatase family protein — MRYLRMLSNSVIAGGVASGYLTALVLQLNPSVSLDPGTLLPLALVLGVAYGANLTVLFYALIVLRQILAVEVLSPGWLSVRLLSWLCTIAAGTGSALMWLNLRSFGDVLDPMTRSRMGIGAGMVSAAGVVFLAIGLAHLGRRGGRLSAGLLSATMVLSVAAPLVARGPARQTPLPARPTTAVAEPESSRAMANVTMLMFDGATLDMISPAVAAGRLPNLGRIFDQGAVLHLATLRPTQAEPVWSAVATGRYPMYNGVRSAEVYRAFGGSPIQLLPDYCFAQALVSFGFLSAEPQTANDLTARPIWSILSDHGVGVGVIGWPLTQPAPPVNGFAVSDAFHRLSETEMAFEGGGAVWPPELLAEVRAALTVPADPDPVALVANMGAPQPANDYDARRDPTPVVGDRVHLQLLTALEASAPRFLAARFPGIDAVGHFFLRYADPSAFGDVSEQERQRFGRVLDQYYGFVDTLIGREMARLGPDGLLLVVSAFGMEPLTPGKRVLELIAGNPRISGTHERAPDGFVLAFGPPVAAGRPPRASVVDLAPTLLYFLGLPVGRDMDGFARTDLFKPAFTSDKPVTYIPTYGR, encoded by the coding sequence ATGCGATACCTGCGGATGCTTTCCAACTCGGTGATCGCCGGTGGAGTTGCCTCCGGGTACCTGACCGCGCTCGTGTTGCAGCTCAATCCGTCGGTGTCGCTCGATCCCGGCACGCTGCTGCCGCTGGCGCTGGTCCTCGGGGTCGCCTACGGCGCCAACCTCACCGTCCTGTTCTACGCGCTCATCGTCCTGCGGCAGATCCTCGCGGTGGAGGTGCTGTCGCCCGGGTGGTTGAGCGTGCGGCTGCTCTCGTGGCTGTGCACGATTGCGGCCGGCACGGGGTCGGCGCTGATGTGGCTGAACCTGCGCAGCTTCGGCGACGTGCTCGATCCGATGACGCGGAGCCGCATGGGCATCGGTGCCGGCATGGTGTCGGCCGCTGGTGTCGTGTTCCTGGCGATTGGGCTCGCGCACCTGGGACGCCGCGGCGGGCGGCTCAGTGCCGGCCTCCTTTCGGCGACCATGGTGTTGTCGGTGGCCGCGCCGCTGGTGGCGCGCGGCCCGGCCCGGCAAACGCCGCTGCCGGCCCGTCCCACCACGGCGGTGGCGGAACCCGAGTCGTCGCGGGCCATGGCGAACGTGACCATGCTCATGTTCGACGGCGCCACACTCGACATGATCTCGCCGGCCGTCGCAGCCGGCCGCCTGCCGAACCTGGGCCGCATCTTCGATCAGGGCGCGGTCCTGCACCTGGCGACGTTGCGGCCGACGCAAGCCGAGCCGGTCTGGAGCGCCGTCGCCACCGGCCGTTACCCGATGTACAACGGCGTGCGGTCGGCCGAGGTCTATCGGGCGTTCGGCGGATCGCCCATCCAGTTGCTGCCGGACTACTGCTTCGCGCAGGCGCTCGTCAGTTTCGGCTTCCTCTCCGCCGAACCGCAAACGGCGAACGACCTGACGGCGCGGCCGATTTGGAGCATCCTGAGCGACCACGGCGTCGGCGTGGGCGTGATTGGGTGGCCGCTCACGCAACCGGCGCCACCGGTGAACGGGTTTGCGGTGAGCGACGCCTTCCACCGGCTCTCAGAGACCGAGATGGCCTTCGAAGGCGGTGGGGCGGTGTGGCCGCCCGAGTTGCTCGCCGAGGTGCGTGCCGCGCTCACCGTGCCGGCCGATCCCGATCCGGTGGCGCTGGTCGCGAACATGGGAGCCCCGCAACCCGCGAACGACTACGATGCGCGGCGCGACCCCACACCGGTGGTCGGGGACCGGGTGCACCTGCAGCTGCTGACCGCATTGGAGGCCTCGGCGCCGCGGTTTCTCGCCGCCCGCTTTCCGGGCATCGACGCGGTCGGCCATTTCTTCCTCCGCTATGCCGACCCGTCGGCATTCGGCGACGTCTCCGAGCAGGAGCGGCAGCGCTTCGGCCGCGTGCTGGATCAGTACTATGGCTTTGTCGATACGCTCATCGGCCGGGAGATGGCTCGCCTGGGACCCGATGGCCTGTTGCTGGTGGTGTCGGCGTTCGGCATGGAGCCGCTGACGCCCGGCAAGCGGGTGCTGGAGTTGATTGCCGGCAATCCGCGGATCAGCGGCACGCACGAACGCGCGCCGGATGGGTTCGTGCTGGCCTTCGGCCCGCCGGTGGCGGCCGGCCGCCCGCCACGCGCCTCGGTGGTGGATCTGGCGCCGACGCTGCTGTATTTCCTGGGCCTGCCGGTCGGGCGCGACATGGACGGCTTTGCGCGCACCGATCTGTTCAAGCCCGCGTTCACCAGCGACAAGCCGGTGACCTACATTCCGACCTATGGTCGCTGA
- the corA gene encoding magnesium/cobalt transporter CorA, producing the protein MLVNCVAYQRGQKLSDIPIGEVRAHLDRPECFVWVALKDPQPEELALLQEEFGLHELATEDARKGHQRPKMDEYGSSLFVVLHLIEPVGDDLQTGEVAIFVGPQYIISVRRDAQLGFAEVRRRCEQEPELLQHGPAYVLYTLMDTVVDRYFPVLDALTEEIEGIEERIFAGQTTRVQIEELYSLKRKLMTLDHATVPLLEVAGKLHGGRVPPICAGLHDYFRDVYDHLLRLKQSIDSLRDMVATAISVNLSLITLQENEVTKRLAAYAALVAVPTMVAGVYGMNFANMPELQWAYGYPTAVASMVLIDIYLIYRFRQAKWM; encoded by the coding sequence ATGCTTGTCAACTGTGTTGCCTACCAACGCGGCCAGAAACTGTCCGACATTCCGATCGGCGAGGTGCGCGCGCACCTGGATCGGCCGGAGTGTTTCGTCTGGGTGGCGCTGAAGGATCCCCAGCCCGAGGAACTGGCCTTGCTGCAGGAGGAGTTCGGCCTCCACGAGCTCGCCACCGAAGACGCGCGGAAGGGTCACCAGCGTCCGAAGATGGACGAATACGGCTCGTCGCTGTTCGTCGTCTTGCACCTGATTGAACCGGTGGGCGACGACCTGCAGACCGGCGAGGTCGCGATCTTCGTCGGGCCCCAGTACATCATCTCGGTCCGGCGCGACGCCCAGTTGGGCTTCGCCGAAGTTCGCCGTCGCTGCGAGCAGGAGCCGGAGCTCCTGCAGCACGGCCCCGCCTACGTGCTCTACACGTTGATGGACACGGTCGTGGATCGGTATTTCCCGGTGCTCGACGCCCTCACCGAAGAGATCGAAGGGATCGAAGAGCGGATTTTCGCGGGTCAGACGACGCGCGTGCAGATCGAGGAGTTGTATTCGCTCAAGCGCAAGCTGATGACGCTGGACCATGCGACCGTGCCGCTCCTGGAAGTGGCGGGGAAGCTGCACGGCGGCCGCGTGCCGCCGATTTGCGCCGGCCTGCACGACTACTTCCGCGACGTCTACGACCACCTGCTGCGCCTCAAGCAGTCAATCGACAGCCTGCGCGACATGGTGGCCACCGCCATTTCGGTCAACCTGTCGCTGATCACGCTGCAGGAGAACGAGGTCACCAAGCGGCTGGCGGCGTACGCCGCGCTGGTCGCGGTGCCGACCATGGTGGCGGGCGTCTACGGGATGAACTTCGCCAACATGCCGGAACTGCAATGGGCCTACGGCTACCCGACCGCGGTGGCGTCGATGGTGCTGATTGACATCTACCTGATCTATCGCTTCCGGCAGGCCAAGTGGATGTGA
- a CDS encoding amidase, with translation MADALCFTSARELAEAIRARKVSAREVMTAFLAQINRLNPALNAIVAKLDDQSCLALADSADRALAEGKPVGPLHGLPIAFKDLEAAVGFPCTKGSPIFKDVMPAEDTVIVERLRRAGTIPIGKTNVPEFGMGSHTYNKVYGTTFNPYDRTKSAGGSSGGAGAAIASGMLPLADGGDLGGSLRNPANFNNIVALRPTVGLVPIAPTPLPMVGVSVKGPMARSVADVAFMLSVMAGADGRDPQTYPSRPSMFALPLERNWRGVRVAWSPDLGGLPLDHRVRAVLDAQRRIFEDLGCVVEDATPDLSDVDEIFLTLRSWANWNTNGALLAEHRSLIKPEAIWDIEAGARLSGEDVARAIIKHGALLERMRVFQQRHEFLVCAVNQVPPFDAGLDWPKSIDGVAMDNYVAWMKSAYWISTTCRPAISVPAGFTPEGLPVGIQIVGCHRDDFGVLQLGHAFEQATGVGKRRPDGA, from the coding sequence ATGGCCGACGCCCTCTGCTTCACGAGCGCGCGGGAGCTGGCGGAGGCGATCCGCGCGCGCAAGGTGTCGGCGCGCGAAGTGATGACCGCGTTCCTGGCGCAGATCAACCGCCTCAACCCCGCGCTCAACGCCATCGTCGCGAAGCTCGACGATCAGTCGTGCCTGGCGCTGGCCGATTCGGCCGACCGCGCGCTGGCGGAGGGGAAGCCGGTGGGGCCGCTCCACGGCCTGCCAATCGCGTTCAAGGACCTTGAGGCGGCCGTCGGCTTTCCGTGCACCAAGGGCTCGCCGATCTTCAAGGACGTGATGCCGGCGGAAGACACGGTGATTGTCGAGCGTCTGCGCCGGGCCGGGACCATTCCCATCGGCAAGACCAACGTGCCCGAGTTCGGCATGGGCTCGCACACCTACAACAAGGTCTACGGCACCACGTTCAATCCCTACGATCGGACCAAGAGCGCAGGCGGTTCGAGCGGCGGCGCGGGGGCCGCGATTGCCTCGGGCATGCTGCCCCTCGCCGACGGCGGCGACCTCGGCGGCTCGCTCCGCAACCCGGCCAACTTCAACAACATCGTCGCGCTGCGGCCCACCGTGGGGCTGGTGCCGATTGCCCCCACGCCACTGCCGATGGTTGGCGTGTCGGTGAAGGGCCCGATGGCCCGCTCGGTGGCAGACGTCGCGTTCATGCTGAGCGTGATGGCCGGCGCCGACGGCCGCGATCCGCAGACCTATCCGTCCAGGCCGTCGATGTTTGCCCTGCCGCTCGAGCGCAACTGGCGGGGCGTCAGGGTCGCCTGGTCGCCCGACCTGGGCGGCCTGCCGCTCGACCATCGCGTCCGCGCCGTGCTCGACGCGCAACGCCGGATCTTCGAAGATCTCGGCTGCGTCGTCGAAGACGCCACGCCGGACCTGAGCGACGTCGACGAGATCTTCCTGACGTTGCGGTCGTGGGCGAACTGGAATACCAACGGCGCGTTGCTGGCCGAGCATCGATCGCTGATCAAGCCGGAAGCGATTTGGGACATCGAGGCCGGGGCGAGGCTGAGCGGCGAGGACGTGGCGCGCGCGATCATCAAGCACGGCGCGCTGCTCGAGCGGATGCGCGTGTTCCAGCAGCGCCATGAGTTCCTGGTGTGCGCGGTCAACCAGGTGCCGCCATTCGACGCCGGCCTGGACTGGCCCAAGTCGATTGACGGCGTCGCCATGGACAACTACGTGGCGTGGATGAAGTCCGCGTACTGGATCTCGACGACCTGCCGCCCCGCGATTTCAGTGCCGGCCGGCTTCACGCCGGAGGGGCTGCCGGTGGGGATTCAGATTGTGGGCTGCCATCGCGACGACTTCGGCGTGCTGCAGTTGGGGCACGCCTTCGAGCAGGCCACCGGCGTCGGCAAGCGGCGGCCTGACGGGGCATAG
- the pyrR gene encoding bifunctional pyr operon transcriptional regulator/uracil phosphoribosyltransferase PyrR — protein sequence MPVVMDAERISRALTRIAHEIIEHNRGLSNLALVGVRSRGVPIAHRLARDILQITKEEVAVGALDITLYRDDLMGASVGLAPLVRKTEIPFSIDGRTIVLVDDVLYTGRTTRAALDALTDFGRPKSIQLVVLVDRGHRELPIKADYVGKNVPTSRQESVQVRLLELDGVDEVLLQGKE from the coding sequence ATGCCCGTTGTCATGGATGCGGAGCGCATCTCGCGCGCGCTTACCCGCATCGCCCACGAAATCATCGAGCACAATCGCGGTCTGTCCAACCTTGCCCTGGTAGGCGTGCGCAGTCGTGGCGTACCCATCGCGCACCGCCTTGCCCGCGACATCCTCCAGATCACCAAGGAAGAGGTCGCCGTCGGCGCCCTCGACATCACGCTCTACCGCGACGACCTGATGGGCGCCTCGGTCGGCCTGGCGCCGCTTGTCCGCAAGACCGAGATTCCGTTTTCCATCGACGGCCGCACCATCGTGCTGGTGGACGACGTGCTTTACACCGGGCGCACGACGCGGGCCGCCCTCGATGCGCTGACCGACTTCGGCCGTCCCAAGTCGATTCAGCTGGTCGTTCTCGTCGACCGCGGACACCGCGAGCTGCCGATCAAGGCCGACTACGTCGGCAAGAACGTGCCGACCTCGCGCCAGGAAAGCGTGCAGGTCCGCCTCCTGGAACTCGACGGCGTGGACGAAGTGCTGCTGCAGGGGAAGGAGTAA
- a CDS encoding aspartate carbamoyltransferase catalytic subunit translates to MDVAATPPLTALRHKHLLGIADLSPEEIVLVLDTADAMKEVGQRTIKKVPTLRGRTVINLFFEPSTRTRTSFEIAEKRLSADTLNVAIASSSVVKGETLVDTAMNLEAMSPSMIVLRHASAGACHLLSRICKASIVNAGDGMHEHPTQALLDAFTIRERKGRLAGLKVAIVGDLLHSRVLRSNVLLLTKLGADVWVCAPATLIPPGLKQMGVTVTTRVDEAVEGADVIMMLRIQLERMQGGYFPSLREYFTTFGMTEARVARAKPDVIVMHPGPINRGVEIASEVADGASSVILDQVANGVAVRMAVLYLLAGGGDGDTARAD, encoded by the coding sequence ATGGACGTTGCCGCCACGCCGCCGCTCACGGCCCTTCGCCACAAGCACCTGCTCGGCATCGCCGACCTCAGCCCCGAGGAAATCGTCCTGGTGCTCGACACCGCCGACGCCATGAAGGAAGTGGGCCAGCGCACCATCAAGAAGGTGCCGACGCTCCGCGGCCGCACGGTGATCAACCTGTTCTTCGAGCCGAGCACGCGCACGCGGACCTCGTTCGAGATTGCCGAGAAGCGCCTCAGCGCCGACACGCTCAACGTCGCGATTGCCTCGTCCAGCGTGGTGAAGGGCGAGACGCTGGTCGATACGGCGATGAACCTCGAGGCGATGTCGCCCAGCATGATCGTGCTGCGGCACGCCTCGGCCGGCGCCTGTCACCTGCTGTCGCGCATCTGCAAGGCCTCGATCGTCAATGCCGGCGACGGGATGCACGAGCACCCGACGCAGGCGCTGCTGGATGCGTTCACGATTCGCGAGCGCAAGGGCCGGCTCGCGGGCCTGAAGGTGGCGATTGTCGGCGACCTGCTGCACAGCCGCGTGCTGCGCTCGAACGTGCTGCTGCTGACCAAGCTCGGCGCGGATGTGTGGGTGTGCGCACCGGCCACCCTGATTCCGCCCGGCTTGAAGCAAATGGGCGTGACGGTCACGACCAGGGTCGATGAGGCCGTGGAAGGCGCCGACGTGATCATGATGCTGCGCATCCAGCTCGAGCGCATGCAAGGCGGCTACTTCCCGTCGCTGCGCGAGTACTTCACCACCTTCGGCATGACCGAGGCCCGCGTCGCCCGCGCCAAGCCCGATGTGATCGTCATGCACCCCGGGCCGATCAATCGCGGTGTCGAGATCGCGTCGGAAGTCGCCGACGGGGCGTCGTCGGTCATCCTCGATCAGGTGGCCAACGGGGTGGCGGTGCGGATGGCCGTGCTCTACCTGCTGGCGGGTGGCGGGGACGGCGACACCGCCCGGGCGGATTGA
- the ribA gene encoding GTP cyclohydrolase II has product MIRWFRARVSTVLNAVRHRAPVRRVATAQLPTEFGEFTIHVFENGLGGGTHVALVRGDLGDGENVLARVHSSCLTGDIFHSARCDCGEQLQAALRRIADEGRGVLLYLNQEGRGIGLANKIRAYALQEAGCDTVEANARLGFPADLRDYRAAIRMLQDLGVRSTRLMSNNPRKLAGITGEGLSVSERLPIEILATASTKRYLKTKKDKLGHLLSSV; this is encoded by the coding sequence ATGATCCGGTGGTTTCGCGCGCGAGTGAGCACGGTGCTCAACGCGGTTCGACACCGGGCTCCCGTTCGCCGCGTCGCCACCGCGCAGTTGCCGACCGAGTTCGGCGAGTTCACCATTCACGTCTTCGAGAACGGGCTGGGCGGCGGCACGCACGTCGCCCTGGTGCGCGGCGACCTTGGCGACGGCGAGAACGTGCTGGCCCGCGTGCATTCGTCGTGCCTCACCGGCGACATCTTTCATTCCGCGCGCTGTGACTGCGGCGAACAGCTGCAAGCGGCGCTGCGGCGGATCGCCGACGAGGGCCGCGGCGTGCTGCTCTACCTCAACCAGGAAGGGCGCGGCATCGGGCTGGCGAACAAGATCCGCGCCTACGCCCTGCAGGAAGCCGGCTGCGACACGGTGGAGGCCAACGCGCGGCTCGGCTTCCCGGCCGACCTGCGCGACTACCGCGCCGCGATTCGCATGCTGCAGGACCTCGGCGTGCGCTCCACGCGGTTGATGAGCAACAACCCGCGCAAGCTGGCGGGCATCACCGGCGAAGGCCTGTCGGTCAGTGAGCGCCTGCCGATCGAGATTCTGGCCACCGCCTCGACCAAGCGCTACCTGAAGACCAAGAAAGACAAGCTGGGCCACCTGCTCTCGTCGGTGTAG
- a CDS encoding sulfatase-like hydrolase/transferase, with product MLAAAALFLLNASLTFGNVWPTPNIRWEAALSVELAVCVLLLAVAHQRAERLARRVLPTLWVLMVAGHYLDVTAPGLYGRDFNVYWDSRHLGNVTAMLARVVPVWQVVAAVAGLIVVIAAVYFLARLALRHLALALRNRRARLVLGAAAALVITTFVAQQVTSFAPVRLSFADPATGAYFRQARYVVAMVGTGGTSPVLSDSPDFGADLRGLDEADVVLVFLESYGAVTFDNPAFADALAASRRNFEAAVGAAGRELVSAYVESPTFGASSWLAHLSLLSGVKVADQYEYTSLMASTRDTLVKAFARGGYRTVALMPGMRQPWPEGAFYGFDVIYGRDLLAYEGPEFGWWGIPDQFALARLDALERGTASRAPLFAVFPTSTSHAPFGPVPPYLPEWSRTLQRDAYRPADIASAGAPDLTDLAPSYLRAIAYGYDTLAGYIRAHAGENLVMVVIGDHQPPAAVSGRAATHDVPVHVITSRDEVLRRLRAKGFSPGLAPARPGAGEMHALVPMLLEAFGARE from the coding sequence GTGCTGGCCGCCGCCGCCCTCTTCCTGCTGAATGCGTCGCTCACGTTCGGTAACGTGTGGCCCACTCCGAACATTCGTTGGGAGGCGGCGCTGTCGGTGGAGCTCGCCGTGTGCGTGCTGCTGCTGGCCGTCGCGCACCAACGGGCCGAACGCCTGGCGCGCCGGGTGCTGCCGACGCTGTGGGTGCTGATGGTCGCCGGTCACTACCTCGATGTGACCGCCCCTGGCCTGTACGGCCGCGACTTCAACGTCTATTGGGATTCCCGCCACCTGGGCAACGTCACCGCCATGCTCGCGCGCGTGGTGCCGGTGTGGCAGGTGGTGGCGGCCGTCGCGGGCCTGATTGTCGTGATTGCCGCCGTCTACTTCCTGGCACGCCTGGCGCTTCGGCATCTCGCCCTGGCGCTGCGGAATCGCCGCGCCCGGCTCGTGCTTGGCGCTGCGGCGGCGCTGGTGATCACCACCTTCGTAGCACAGCAGGTCACCTCGTTCGCACCCGTCCGGTTGTCGTTTGCGGATCCCGCGACCGGCGCATATTTCCGCCAGGCCCGGTACGTTGTCGCGATGGTGGGGACCGGAGGCACCTCGCCCGTGCTGAGCGACAGCCCCGACTTTGGCGCCGACCTCCGCGGCTTGGACGAAGCGGACGTCGTGCTGGTGTTCCTGGAGTCGTACGGCGCGGTCACGTTCGACAACCCGGCGTTCGCTGATGCGCTGGCGGCGAGCCGGCGCAACTTCGAAGCCGCGGTCGGCGCCGCGGGCCGCGAGTTGGTGTCGGCGTACGTCGAGTCGCCCACCTTCGGTGCTTCGTCGTGGCTCGCGCACCTCAGCCTGCTCTCGGGCGTGAAGGTCGCCGATCAGTACGAGTACACCTCGTTGATGGCGTCCACGCGCGACACCCTCGTGAAGGCGTTTGCGCGCGGCGGCTACCGCACCGTGGCGCTGATGCCCGGCATGCGGCAGCCCTGGCCCGAAGGCGCGTTCTATGGCTTCGATGTCATTTACGGACGCGACTTGTTGGCCTATGAGGGGCCCGAGTTCGGCTGGTGGGGCATTCCCGACCAGTTCGCGCTGGCCAGGCTCGATGCCCTCGAGCGCGGCACCGCGTCACGGGCGCCGCTGTTCGCGGTGTTTCCCACCAGCACCTCGCACGCGCCGTTCGGGCCGGTGCCGCCGTACCTGCCCGAGTGGTCGCGCACGCTGCAGAGGGATGCCTACCGTCCCGCCGACATCGCGAGCGCCGGCGCGCCGGACCTCACCGACCTGGCGCCGAGCTACCTGCGCGCCATCGCCTACGGCTACGACACCCTGGCCGGCTACATTCGCGCGCACGCCGGCGAGAACCTGGTGATGGTCGTGATCGGCGATCACCAGCCGCCCGCCGCCGTGAGCGGGCGCGCCGCGACGCATGACGTGCCGGTCCACGTGATTACCAGTCGTGACGAAGTGCTGCGCCGCCTGCGCGCGAAGGGGTTCAGCCCGGGGCTCGCGCCTGCGCGTCCGGGCGCCGGCGAGATGCACGCTCTCGTGCCGATGTTGCTGGAGGCCTTCGGCGCGCGCGAGTAA
- the rlmF gene encoding 23S rRNA (adenine(1618)-N(6))-methyltransferase RlmF, with protein MIRRSVKEQLHPRNRFRTGYDFPRLIACSPRLAAFVAPNAYRDASIDYANPEAVKALNQALLKHAYGIDTWDVPSGYLCPPIPGRSDYLHHLADLPGIGDAPARRKPILVLDIGMGANCIYPLIGAREYGWRFVGSEIDPVALQWARKLVAANPAVTDLIECRLQKSPLACFNGVAKAGETFDLSMCNPPFHASAAAAAEGTRRKGRNLGHEKAAATVLNFGGQAGELWCDGGELAFVRRMIAESAERPRLCRWFTTLVSKSAHLPRLFQSLEEVKALDVRTLEMVHGQKKSRILAWTFTRS; from the coding sequence ATGATCAGGCGGTCGGTCAAGGAACAACTGCATCCGCGCAACCGGTTTCGGACCGGGTACGACTTCCCACGGCTGATCGCATGCAGCCCGCGATTGGCCGCGTTCGTCGCGCCAAACGCGTACCGGGATGCATCCATCGACTACGCCAACCCGGAGGCAGTGAAGGCGCTCAACCAGGCGCTGCTCAAGCACGCTTACGGAATCGACACTTGGGACGTGCCGTCAGGCTACCTGTGTCCGCCGATTCCTGGGCGCAGTGACTATCTTCATCATCTCGCCGACCTGCCAGGGATTGGAGACGCCCCGGCGCGTCGTAAGCCCATCCTCGTCCTCGACATCGGGATGGGAGCCAATTGCATCTACCCGCTGATCGGGGCGCGCGAGTACGGCTGGCGTTTCGTCGGCTCGGAGATCGATCCAGTGGCGCTGCAATGGGCAAGAAAACTGGTGGCAGCTAATCCGGCGGTAACCGATCTGATCGAGTGCCGGTTACAGAAATCACCGCTCGCGTGTTTCAACGGCGTGGCCAAGGCGGGTGAGACATTCGACCTGTCGATGTGCAATCCGCCGTTTCATGCCTCGGCCGCTGCCGCTGCCGAGGGTACCCGCCGAAAGGGTCGCAACCTGGGCCACGAGAAAGCCGCGGCAACCGTCTTGAATTTTGGCGGCCAGGCGGGCGAACTCTGGTGCGACGGCGGCGAATTGGCGTTCGTGCGCCGTATGATCGCGGAAAGCGCCGAGCGGCCCCGGCTGTGCCGATGGTTCACCACCCTGGTCTCGAAGAGCGCGCATCTTCCGCGCCTGTTCCAATCGCTGGAGGAGGTGAAGGCCCTGGACGTCCGGACCCTCGAGATGGTGCATGGTCAGAAGAAGAGCCGCATTCTGGCCTGGACGTTCACGCGCTCTTAG
- a CDS encoding CDP-alcohol phosphatidyltransferase family protein translates to MPLRIRVLLASGVGAAGVVVVSFVIGPWLQASAGYPWKAATVFAVMMAVAVATVAAYHPFARFGPANYVTMLRAAMVALAAALSVEPPTAAIAWWVVGTTACLAALDGLDGWLARRTGLVSAFGARFDVEVDSLLILVLAIFVWRHEKAGAWVLACGLMRYAFVAAGWALPWLAGPLRPTFRGKSVAVGQFAGLSMALARVVPAPTSDVIAAMTLAALVWSFGIDVRRLWRGEGA, encoded by the coding sequence TTGCCTCTTCGCATTCGGGTCCTGCTCGCGAGCGGCGTCGGCGCTGCCGGCGTGGTCGTCGTCTCCTTTGTGATCGGACCGTGGCTGCAGGCATCGGCCGGGTATCCATGGAAGGCGGCGACGGTTTTCGCCGTGATGATGGCGGTCGCGGTGGCCACCGTCGCTGCGTATCACCCGTTCGCGCGATTCGGACCGGCCAATTACGTAACGATGCTTCGCGCCGCGATGGTCGCACTGGCGGCGGCCCTGAGCGTGGAGCCGCCAACGGCGGCCATCGCGTGGTGGGTGGTCGGCACTACCGCGTGCCTGGCGGCGCTGGACGGCCTCGATGGCTGGCTGGCGCGGCGGACCGGCCTGGTCAGCGCCTTCGGCGCCCGGTTCGACGTCGAGGTCGATAGCCTGCTAATCCTGGTGCTGGCGATCTTCGTGTGGCGACACGAGAAGGCCGGGGCGTGGGTGCTGGCGTGTGGGTTGATGCGCTACGCGTTCGTCGCCGCCGGGTGGGCGCTGCCGTGGCTGGCCGGCCCGTTGCGGCCAACCTTTCGCGGCAAGAGTGTCGCCGTTGGACAATTCGCCGGCCTGAGCATGGCCCTCGCCCGCGTCGTTCCGGCTCCCACCAGTGACGTCATCGCGGCGATGACCCTGGCGGCGCTCGTGTGGTCGTTTGGGATTGATGTGAGGCGGTTGTGGCGGGGTGAGGGAGCGTGA
- a CDS encoding zinc-binding alcohol dehydrogenase, with the protein MSGDAQAFWVAEPGRGEIRAEALRAPGGDEVVVRALYSGISRGTETLVFGGRVPQSEWTRMRAPFQVGEFPAPVKYGYSASGVVEQGPAELTGRHVFVLHPHQTRFVVPAAAVHVLPDEVPPSRAVLAANLETALNGIWDARPHVGDRITVIGAGTVGLLTAWLANRLPECVVELVDINPRRAAVARALGVPFTTPEAAAGDADVVIHASGSPSGLALALNVAGLEAIIVEMSWFGDQVVTLPLGGAFHSKRLTLASSQVGRIAPAQRARWDHRRRMQLVLGMLRDPALDAVITGESPFDMLPEVMAGLVSAPGDALCHRIRY; encoded by the coding sequence ATGAGTGGAGACGCACAAGCGTTCTGGGTGGCTGAGCCCGGCCGCGGTGAGATCAGAGCGGAAGCACTGCGTGCCCCCGGCGGTGACGAGGTCGTGGTGCGTGCGCTGTACAGCGGCATCAGCCGCGGCACCGAGACGCTCGTCTTCGGCGGCCGCGTCCCCCAGAGCGAGTGGACCCGGATGCGTGCGCCGTTCCAGGTGGGCGAGTTTCCCGCTCCAGTGAAGTACGGCTACTCAGCGTCAGGCGTCGTCGAACAGGGTCCCGCGGAGCTGACGGGCCGCCATGTGTTCGTGCTGCATCCGCACCAGACGCGCTTCGTAGTGCCCGCGGCCGCCGTGCACGTTCTGCCGGACGAGGTGCCGCCGTCACGGGCCGTGCTGGCCGCGAACCTCGAGACCGCGCTCAACGGCATCTGGGACGCCCGCCCACACGTTGGTGATCGCATCACGGTGATCGGCGCCGGCACGGTCGGCCTGCTCACGGCGTGGCTGGCCAATCGCCTCCCGGAGTGCGTGGTCGAATTGGTGGACATCAACCCTCGACGCGCGGCAGTGGCGCGCGCGCTGGGTGTGCCCTTCACCACACCCGAAGCGGCCGCGGGTGATGCAGACGTCGTCATCCACGCCAGCGGATCCCCTTCCGGGCTCGCGCTGGCGCTGAACGTCGCTGGGCTCGAAGCGATCATTGTCGAGATGAGCTGGTTCGGCGATCAAGTCGTGACATTGCCTCTGGGAGGCGCGTTTCACTCGAAACGCCTGACCCTGGCCTCGTCGCAGGTAGGCCGCATTGCCCCGGCCCAGCGCGCGAGGTGGGACCATCGCCGCCGAATGCAACTGGTGCTGGGCATGCTTCGCGATCCGGCGCTGGATGCCGTGATCACGGGGGAGAGTCCGTTCGACATGTTGCCGGAGGTGATGGCCGGCCTGGTGAGCGCGCCGGGCGACGCGTTGTGCCATCGCATCCGGTATTGA